A region from the Phoenix dactylifera cultivar Barhee BC4 unplaced genomic scaffold, palm_55x_up_171113_PBpolish2nd_filt_p 001424F, whole genome shotgun sequence genome encodes:
- the LOC113461117 gene encoding uncharacterized protein LOC113461117, which produces MLEMGGILRGRERDSKRRKWEGGRRRRRLETAPAKSRARPATARPARWVLKKATQAERQAWVLKKAPRRRSWFDARHRERCGGSSHHRRAGSGLDEEEASGRTKSTRLLSSGTGGALLRRWTTDNLPLLFSGAGQRTTLSSSVVGRSSTGAASKGSIYCGSCLLEFVP; this is translated from the coding sequence ATGTTAGAAATGGGTGGGATActtagagggagagagagagactctaAGAGAAGGAAGTGGGAGGGAggtagaagaagaaggcgtttgGAGACGGCACCGGCAAAGAGTCGTGCACGACCGGCGACTGCGAGACCGGCGAGGTGGGTTCTCAAGAAAGCAACTCAGGCTGAGCGCCAAGCATGGGTTCTCAAGAAGGCTCCGCGCCGGCGGTCGTGGTTCGATGCTAGGCACAGAGAACGTTGCGGTGGCTCTTCGCACCATCGGCGGGCGGGCTCGGGGCTTGACGAAGAGGAGGCATCGGGAAGAACAAAGAGCACCCGGCTCCTTTCCTCCGGAACTGGTGGCGCTCTTCTCCGGCGTTGGACGACGGACAAccttccccttctcttctctggCGCTGGACAACGGACAACCTTATCCTCCAGTGTGGTTGGCCGGTCTTCCACGGGAGCTGCAAGTAAAG